One Conger conger chromosome 7, fConCon1.1, whole genome shotgun sequence genomic window, accactactgatagaagaaaagaaaatattttttcttgactcCACTTCACCCAAAGtgatttcgatctccgcttcggaaaagtttattttctttctctctctttgtttgcccttgatgactgacaggtcaactggatgcgtctacacctccttatatggtaatcattgtctattcatgggcggggatttatgctaattgctgattaccgggagcgcgctttcactttacgatggattggcattcatgatcatacacacgaGTTTACGATCGGATCTgagtttcccgcggcgttcatgaatccggagtaggtctttagtagcgtggacgtttatgtgcaaatctgcacatgGATTTAtgaacgtttcatgaatgagacccaaagACTGTGGCGGCGGTGTGATGCTGCTGGGAATGCTTTGCTGCCTTGGGCCCCGAACAGcttgccattattgaaggaacgGCGAATTCTGCTCTGCACCGGAAAATTATTTAGGAGAATGTCTGGTCGTCTGTCCAtaagctgaagctgaagcgtAACTGGATTAcgtagcaagacaatgatccaccTGACAAAGGGGCAAGTCCACAACTGACTGACTGTAACTAATCCCAATGATAATTCGTGCAGTCACAGTCATGACATGAATCCACTAGAGATGCTGTCAAAGACCCTGAAAGGAGCAGTCAATGTTCAAATATCTGCGTACTGTCTTTATTAAAGCCAAAGAGCAAAATTCCTCAACAGAGACGCGACTGACTGATATCAAATCATAGGAAGTctttggttgcagttattgctgctgatGGCGATGAAACCAGCTACTATTCTTAAAGGGGGGAAatccctttttttgtttgataaTTTTCTCCATAAAATGAATGAAGTAATAATTTTAAAGAATTGCTGTCCTTACTCAGGTTCCCCCtctgtctaatattacattttgtatgcgagatctgaaaccattcagtgtgacagaaTTTTCCTcagttattgcatatttgtttcATTACACTGTACAGTCGAGTTaaggaacattctaatcacatatttgtgagtGATCATGCACCTTAAAGGGATAAAacgctgacaaaaaaaaacaaacataaaaaaaaaactattgttaTGATTGCATCATGGCTCATTAGTTTTAATTGATCTTTCGCCTGTCAGTTCTATTCCCCTGATGAGTTGACACGACACAGTATAAAAATGACAAGATCTTTTTTCCCCAGTACATTCCAAAATCGAGTCAAGAGACATACCTCTACTAATGATAAATACTGTAATGCATTAGTTTCCAAAATACAGAGAAATATTCTTCCATATCACATTTCTAGATACATAAACTGGTAACATTTGTGGTCTGGACTGTCTCCAATTATTGGTAAGTATTATCAACACCTTAATGTATTCCTTTATTCGTGTAATCTAATGAGATGCCATTGAAGAGATGCCACCGCTTAGCTTGAGGTGCAGAGCAATAGAAACACTTCGGAAATTGATTTTAAAAGAGTTATACtctatatgaaaatgaatagagaaattttgacatttaaaaatatatatatattgctgaTCGTTGCTTTTTTGTTTAATCTTTCTGATCTGAATCTACTGCTGCTGGGTGGAACTGAAAGACAATTGATATTTCATTGTAATATTAAACTTTATATACATATTGCCATGGGAGCTGTATTTATTGGGGACTAGTACCTAGTTCTTGGTATTCAAAGACAAGAGGATGGGTTTGGaatgtaccttgatttttaatatttttatgtcacaaatcaaattaattatGCCTTGTTTGTGACACACAAGGTCCACTAATTTAATAATGAATCATAACTAAGCAATAAATCTGAGCTTGTATAGTTTCTGTTGCTACATATTTGTTAAGCACATTGTTAATTTTATAGTTTTTTGAGGAAATCATTACTGTAGGTTACTGTAacctgttattttattttcaggtctGAGAGGACAGttttttcagaaggtgaggagcAAACAAACCTGCCATGAGTCCCCTGAATTCAGCCTACTTTATAAACACCAGTATTGTCCAGCCTGACTTCTTTGTCATAAGTGGTTTTGCTGGTATTCCTCATACAAAATACTACTATGTGTTCTTGTGCTTTGTTTACGCTGTGTCTGTACTGGGGAACTcttttgtcatgttcatgatttACACTGACCACTGTCTCCACAGTCCAAAATACATTGTagtttttaatttggctgtgTCTGACTTGTGTGTAAGTACGGCACTTGTTCCCACAATGATTGACACCTTCCTTTTTAAATCACAGTTAATCTCCTTTGAGGCGTGCTTGactaatatgttttttgttttttggtttctcATTATGCAGTCTTTCACTCTCACTGTTCTGTCTTATGATCGATGTGTTGCTATATGCTTGCCACTGAGATACAATGAGATTGTGACAAATAAATCCATGTCGGTGATCACAACAATAACATGGATTATTGCAGCACTGGCCATTCTCGTTGCTGTGATTTTCATGAACAGATTGTCATTCTGCAAATCCACTGTGATAAACAGTTATTTCTGTGATCATGGACCCACATTTCGTTTGGCGTGCAATGACAACACTCCAAATTATGTGATTAGTCATTCGCATCCTGTTCTGATTTTCTGGCTTCCACTGCTGTTTATAACAGGCACGTACATTTGTATAGCCAGAGCGTTATTAAAAATTGCAGGAGCCTCAGAGCGCCTCAAAGCCATGAAAACCTGCACCGCTCATTTGATcctggtgagtgtgttttattttcctaTTTGTATTACTTATGCCATGGGTGCCACCATTCACCAGAATGCCAGGATTATTAATACATCTCTGGCGACCGTTTTGCCCTCCATGCTGAATCCAATCATTTACTCACTGAAGACAGAAGAATTCACAGAATCCATTAAAAAGTTCTACAGAAGAAAGAAGATACACATCACTGGAAGGAATACATGAATacatgttttaataaaaaaattattgactGGCAAGTTTAAtaacttttcatttttccaaATCCTCAACTTAACTGTCAACTAAGAGCAATTAGGGGTGGATCACACCAAATGCACTTTAAAGGCACTGGCCATTATTTTCAATGGGTTTGAAGTGTTTTccgctgtttttatttttccccttgtgttttttttttaggtgttATTAATTTCTTTACTGTGCAATCGCATGGAAATAATGGCagggttttatttaaaattttaggTTTCAtcatgaaaacaaatatgtacGATAAATTGGTTACCACAGTTGACACCGTTTTGGCTCATCCACAAACGATTGTGGATGAGCCAAACTCATTTAGGCTTGTCTCTCACTTATACCctctgtttaaaataaataaataaataaataacaacacaCCAAACATTCCAGTTGACTAATGCCGTTAAAATCATTATAGCAGGATTGACAGGTCTGGAGCACACGTGCATAGTTGTAGAGTGCGGTTGTCTCAGTTACGCATCCAGCACTTTTTACAGAGTACAAAAAAACCAACTCAAGCTAAGTTTTTGATGCAGCTGGTAATTTAGCGAGCTGGTTGACCAAGTCAGACCAGCTGCCAGTTTGACGTGGTTtagctggtagaccagttcagaccaactctcAGCTTGACGTAGTTTGACCAGCGAGCAGCTCAGACAAGCAGCtctagctggctgaccagccgGCATAGCTTGATTTTGCAGCAGGGTAGGAATCATAAAATCATGCATGTGACGGGTTTTCAAGCTGTTAACGCGCATGTGGTGTGTATCATTttaatcaaaacattttcaaacgtTAGCTACTGTATTAAAGTTATATCCATGTAAGGGAGACCGGGGCACAAATGAACACGGGGCATGCTGAAACACGGGGATTTTGCATAGTTTTAGCATTTAACAATGTTACCGATGGTCTATAGTTATAGCAAAGACACGAatcttctttctggatgaaaaatatttgctcaaatttgtgtgttttttatttttttatttggcgaAAATctgaaagtgtttggttgttgCAATTAATATCCCTTTTATGATAAGCCATGCCCACTTCAAATTCATTGCATCATCATTCTATCTTCAGCCATAGCCATGAGAAAATGGATGCCTGCAGTTGAGATGAGCCAAAATTCCAAAATTCCAAATGATAGAAAATCCAATGAATTTGAAGTGGCCATTTGAAGCCATTTCACCtaaagcacaggtgtcaaactccagtcctggagggccgcagtgtctgccggttttcgggttgttcccgGCACCTGTAGTTCATTAATTGGctgaagaatccacacaccttgttctcaaggccttaattgacagcggattgaaaggcaaccacaagaacccgcagacactgtggccccctgggaattcagtttgacacccctgacctAAAGTAATGCAACTTGATATTTGCATTGCCAGTATAGGATCAGCACTGTATTCTTAAAGGCTAAGCCCAAACCAGcctgatggtggcgctatagatatcaaaatatgaaaacatattaaaaaaaggataaaaGGTCACTGCAGCATCAGACAAGTCCAAAAGTTGATGTGATTTGTGTGATGCCATGCCCACTGCAAATTCAATAGACCATCATTTGGACATTTTTCATGTAACCATGTGATAATGAATGCCTATGTAAAGGTACTTCAGATAAGACAACATTCtgaaattcaaaatggcagaatcCAATAGGAATGACAATATGGGTCAATGAGGGAAATTTGTTCCTCATGAGGAAGGGTCACGGTTTTGTGACTCTAGGGCAAACGGGGCACGAGTGCTCGACCCGTGAATTCAGAAGTACTGTCAGGTGCGCCACAGTGTCAGCAGGTGATTGATCTGCACCGTAATCTAAACAGGGGTCAATGATCCAATCGAGCCAACCAGGTTTGGTGATTCTGAAACATAGCACAGTTATTTCACGTGAAAggggaaaacatttttcttcaaagAAAAAAGGCGCAGGGCTTTGAGCccctaaataaatcaataaaaatccCAGACGAGGAACAGAAAAACAACCGTTATCATTGCGTCATGTTGCTTTAATTTCACCTGAGCGTTTCTCTGGTGTCCTGTTACCTTGGTGTGCTGTGTCCACACTCTGGGATATAAAaaccacactgaacactctgGCGCACCACAATCTTTTACAACTGACCAATCATCAACTTCAAGGACATACATCTACTAAAAAAGCAGAATTGAAAGACATTGGTTTCCTAACAATAGAAAACAATTTCTTCCACATGGGTCATTTATAACATACTTGTTTTGTGCAAGTTTGCCTATAGTTCTTGGTAAGTATTAGGCACACCTTCATTAATTccgtcatttatttatttgaaagtgTTGCAACTGGAAACACATAGTAGTTATTCTAATTGAGAATTAAATCCAAAATTACTGTACCGTTTTAAAAATaagtaacacaaaatgtattgCATCGAAAAACTGACCTGGCCTATCCAACCTTTCCCTTTTTAGATTTctgggagaaaatgtgaaatatttcagtGTACATATGTTTATTGATAGTGTTCATCATTAAGCTCACTTTGGTTTCATCTCTCTGAGTTTCTGATCTACAAACGGTCAGGTTTATTTAGCAATTAAACAATCAGCCTTCTTTTTAGACTGAAAGGTACAGTGACacaaatgtaatacaaacagatggaatgagtgtgtgacaggacAGCCATGTGTTCTGCAGGGCCATGCAGAgattcacaaaatgtttttcagttacAGATTAATAGGCTGAGGGAAGCCTTGGAATtcttgatttagatttttggtTGAGACACATTAAGATTGAGATCTATTAAgacaaaaatgtacagttcaatttattttatagCTTGTGTTGTTTCTGTTGCTCAATATTTAATAAACCACTTTGTCATGTTGGAGGATATCATTACTGTAGATTAATCAAATTCGTTTTTTTCTGGTCCGAAGGGTCTGTTTTTTCACAAGGTGGGAAACAAACTGGCGATGAGCCCCCTGAATTCAGCTGACTTTACAAACGACAGTATTGTGCATCCTGACTTCTTTTTCATAAGTGGATTTGCTGGTATTCCCCACACAAACTACTACTATGTCTTCATGGGCTTTGTTTATGCTCTGACTGTAGTGGGAAACACCtttgtcatgtttatgatttacactgaccactgtcttcacagtccaAAATACATTGTAGTTTTTAATTTGGCTCTGTGTGACTTGGGTGTAAGTACTGCACTCATTCCTCCATTGATTGACACCTTCCTTTTTAAATCACAGTTAATCACCTTCAAGGCCTGCTTGactaatatgttttttgtttttgggtttcTAAATATGCAGTCTTTCACTCTAACTTTTCTTTCCTATGATAGATGTGTTGCTATATGCTTTCCACTGCGATACTACGAGATAGTtacaaataaatcaatgttgGTCATCACAGCCACATTGTGGATCATTGCAGGACTAGCCATTCTCATAGCTGTGATTTTTATGAGCAGATTGTCATTCTGCAAATCCACTGTGATAAACAGTTATTTCTGTGATCACGGACCCACATTTCGTTTGGCATGCAATGACAACACTCCCAATTATGTGATTAGTCATTCACATCCTGTTCTGATTTTCTGGCTTCCGCTACTGTTCATCACGGTCACCTATATCTGTATAGGCAGAGCGTTATTAAAAATAGCAGCAGCCTCAGAGCGCCTCAAAGCTATGCAAACCTGCACCTCTCATTTGATcttggtgagtgtgttttatcTTCCCATTTGTATCACCTTTGCAATGGGTGCCTCCATCCACCAGAACGCCAGGATTATTAACACATCTCTGGGGACTGTTTTGCCACCTATGCTGAATCCAATCATCTACTCACTGAAGACAGAAGAATTCAGAGAATCCATTAAAAAGCTGTACAGAAGAAAGAACATAAGCGTCACTGTAtggaataaatgaaaatattttcaccacAAATTATTTAGTTTAACCATGTTAATTTTTCCAGATCCTCAATTTACAGTAACTGTCAACAGTAAGAGAAATTAGCTAATATAATCCAGTGAATGGGAATACAGTATCATCCAGCTTAGTTTAAGCACTGTAATTGCAGTTGAAATtagtacaaataaaaataataattagtatGAGTAGGCATCTGTATATTTAGAAAGTGGTCCACCTTACCTCtgctgaaaacacattttttcctaTTTGAAATCGGCTTTTACACATGTATTTTActgcaaagaaaacaaataaaaccctTTGTTACGTTTGCCTTTTCCACTTTTATAAGTGCCTGTGTATATTCCCCAGCCAGTCTCAAACCTGCAAGCCTTGATATCGATGCAGGAGCGCACAGAGATCCACATTTTCTCCTCTACCCATGTCAACCCACTGCTGACTTCCACGCTGCGGTCCTCAAACTCAGCTCACAGACAGGAGCTGCGGAGACTCATTGTTTGGCTCTTAGGAAGCAGATTGTGAGCACCTGATtggccagcaggggtcactgatgagctttgagtgagtgagtcttcACTGACACTGTCCGCATATAGTACCAGACTATAGGGCCAATCCACACACCTGAACAGTGCTACCAACCAGCGGGTTAATTGGACGGGGGTGACCAGTAGTACAGTCAGAGACCGTTCCACACTGATGTCAGTGCAGTGATGAACTGTTGCTTCTGCACACAAACAGCAGGTGGAATGTGCGTCCATTCCATCTGGCCTAACTCTTCATTTTGACACGTTTGTCAGTACAGTGTTTCAAGCTCCCAAATACACACGCAAAGCTGAAATGGCAACAGTAATGCCACAACCATGGTTGTGAGAGAGAGGTTCcaacacataaatatacaaatacaaacacatacaaataaatatatctgGTTCATTAATTTGCCCAGATTGTACACTGATGGGGGTTTTGGATCCTCTTGTTAGATACAGTGCAGTATTTGCACAGTGGtagaatgaatatgaggttaaagtgcagactgtcatctttaatttcagatttgtgtaggaattacatccctatTTATACATATTCCTCcaatttaggggaccaaaagtaattggacagtttctcaacagtttctgattagtcaggtgtattcaattgcttccttagtgcatgtATGCAAGTTCCACATCTAATCTTGATTCagggcttttgattgcctttggagtctgttattgtcatttgtcaacatgaggaccagagttggaaTGACtatcaaggaagccattatgaggttgagaaataagaataaaaaacaaatgaaagtatTCCTACATCGATCACCCAATGTGGATGTAGGAatactttcatttgttttgttttttcttatttctcagcctaatggcttccttgaatgTGCTAGAGTACAACGCTTCTGCAACtacaacgataggaagggatttgcaatggtcttgtaacaatgtttcaacacaaaaaccttTAAAGTACCTCAGTTCTCAAGTTAATTGATTGACATCTTGgatttatacatacagtaaatcctcaaattgtatccaggattctatttgaagccgggcctcgggtaatagccgggggcgtggccgattcggacaaataaaagccggcccccaaatacaagccggggtaatattgcctaccagttgggctatcagtccatgagcactagaagacattgttatggtttaactcaatgaaataaaagagctcttcttaatattttatattgttggttggtttaatactgttgccaatgaaaagtcgttgtcctacaccatgggtctccaacacgttgctctcaagctaccagtcgcttgccgcccccttctaagtagcttgccaaaggctgaagcagtatacattaaacacaattgttgccgcgaggcattccagcctacgaatttaataaaaagtaaatcaggcaaaattaacaattaactcaatttaggctacttggctacgcaataaggtttccatgtatttacagcacagcgcacgttcaatgaatgaatgaaagcggctgccttggctcgcaataaacagacgggtggaaatcccgacactctttcaactacataaaacttaacagtgaaccatcaaataccccccagatttcagtgcccatcagtcccaacatttagcaatagaatcaaacagtccaaaagtaaattaaatcccaa contains:
- the LOC133133379 gene encoding olfactory receptor 1F1-like, with translation MSPLNSAYFINTSIVQPDFFVISGFAGIPHTKYYYVFLCFVYAVSVLGNSFVMFMIYTDHCLHSPKYIVVFNLAVSDLCVSTALVPTMIDTFLFKSQLISFEACLTNMFFVFWFLIMQSFTLTVLSYDRCVAICLPLRYNEIVTNKSMSVITTITWIIAALAILVAVIFMNRLSFCKSTVINSYFCDHGPTFRLACNDNTPNYVISHSHPVLIFWLPLLFITGTYICIARALLKIAGASERLKAMKTCTAHLILVSVFYFPICITYAMGATIHQNARIINTSLATVLPSMLNPIIYSLKTEEFTESIKKFYRRKKIHITGRNT
- the LOC133133987 gene encoding olfactory receptor 1F1-like, whose amino-acid sequence is MSPLNSADFTNDSIVHPDFFFISGFAGIPHTNYYYVFMGFVYALTVVGNTFVMFMIYTDHCLHSPKYIVVFNLALCDLGVSTALIPPLIDTFLFKSQLITFKACLTNMFFVFGFLNMQSFTLTFLSYDRCVAICFPLRYYEIVTNKSMLVITATLWIIAGLAILIAVIFMSRLSFCKSTVINSYFCDHGPTFRLACNDNTPNYVISHSHPVLIFWLPLLFITVTYICIGRALLKIAAASERLKAMQTCTSHLILVSVFYLPICITFAMGASIHQNARIINTSLGTVLPPMLNPIIYSLKTEEFRESIKKLYRRKNISVTVWNK